A genomic window from Chanodichthys erythropterus isolate Z2021 chromosome 1, ASM2448905v1, whole genome shotgun sequence includes:
- the si:ch211-159i8.4 gene encoding matrix-remodeling-associated protein 5, giving the protein MAPVGVPIILMLAALYLLLILPSSCLYACPRSCSCPSPKEVHCTFRHLPSAPRNLPQDTERLNLGYNSIDTIGSSDFVNLRQLEMLMLHGNDISSVSSGSFYHLRSLQILKLSYNKLKRVDPSLFEGLTSLVRLHLDHNHIDFIEPFSFNGLTSLKLLQLEGNRLQDLHSHTFITVSVLGTFWSSGLRHLHLADNQLEYLLPGTLQHLHRLEVLSLYGNPWACDCNLRWLFEWDKNHEGVIKCKKDRDSGDAGNCAACASPQPLNNSQILQLSTNQLTCDRPSLQSPLKIGESSVWEDQEPDSPYIKDLERPLGHLTFILSDSHGNRAHVACNVTYPVEDTSMVWEPVRRKDEIAVNVTLRTLLECEIDRDALQNLWRLVAYYYESPAILERGTILGNSSKVTFQYSQAATEESPYFTELKGHLMAEPAWLLQPRVTLQLNRRKTTTKKLVLNFSTFISKNIIGRGDEEDVVSSWAMIQRGAPGRIQSVLEHSEVILDCSVLSTGHHPVEWMLPDLTTVDQTDSHKLRLENYRLVIKNASIADSGLYHCFVRTDTNVDIVSYRLTVRMRLLSPSDLNGKKISVENGDTLSLPCLVKSPHPIETRWYLPNNQILKASGMKERVYVSQNNTLIIKKLTYEDAGEYSCLAANLYGADMLSHLIIVTGEKEEAQKGVMVAKDELPLFESEDSEGSGYEEIKRPTAKLTPQRVSGKHKGGTVRQNAKEKKIKESVRKPNNSVKELDPSRWEQILAKANAKLSTLPPVTMQLEITKTSKTVTEISKTTTTTPLSAEDIQTTQTDVTASSTAISSSVHNFNAKQLKPPPHSEHIKQETIHGEKSNHKTSDSNISDLTNIDSTTVPEPETQLVKQVDRHTIEEKIRVNNNSIWNQRRRFPYRHRRPPSRRPRPKRPNFTLAPTTAVPFTQSPVKTETANSYSPAQNKTLMTLEVSPTHYPVIESLDMEVTEVPITTFKKKEKLTTPLQETEVVPATLSPRQINRYGHENRDIIFRTNSHPNGDKTRQISATAIPNLQTSNTNPSESKRAHTTEKPTLTNVNQQNVYNWGMHPEGVPIHPWLIQKNTPKKQISITPHPYTQSPFWAKNYGIPFWPTVHSSKRHHSQDKTWHFLQTGGRGAGVTNWPEITAQTAKPTAYISGPATASFPRTIAPHVSSSRVRDHLLFNRLRNRYRQSQLDAYRQAQLGKLVTSKPRTYHPTPKPHQAPNVPSIYKPVTPPSVLGYTNKPPSTASVPYGSRWHYSHFGAKKLSTAIPFPNLMGSGIKPRIAAAESVTVSALAEADVLLSCRSSGDPKPVVSWTKVSTGATIQTNTKLGQRFEVLSNGTFVIKNVQLQDRGQYLCTAQNKFGSDRMVVTLVVQTQPPKIMSSRATDVSVFLGNPVSLDCIALGKPEAQISWILPDRTFVRDIGTLDRRISLFPNGTLSIHSANFSNKGDYKCIASNAAGADTLTYHIHVAALPPIIVEMSYETMFMNVGRNVYVDCTAKGEPFPFIKWVLPDGSQMKPTQFIGSRIFIFPNGTLYIKNVTPNDSGRYECSASNPVGFAKRTVQMDVRQEAPGPWKGLYQQHSVTATYGSTVFLHCPESIGSHRGTVWRLPSKIILEHQYSPQRHITAFPNGTLRILRLTEKDGGNYLCMYQRPNGEDMELFQVEVLMRPPKIENAGAQHKSVANGDNFLVDCVASGLPDPEVSWSLPDGTMINNALQSDDSGTRNRRYIIFGNGTLLLQQMGKKDEGNYTCYAKNTLGEDAMKVSVQVVPNSPQISSKEPVSMRAPFGQSVQMKCDAKGILPPTIIWISPRNEIITSSSVKYQILNDGTLIIKKLTLADQGKYACVARNPAGDNIKNVKLQVEVKGPQINGQGGRTESKVLAVYYQTLLLDCKAEGMPEPQITWTTPYSMSLPTPYLGGRFQVHRNGTLELRGIRKTDEGRFLCIAKNFLGEASLAVDLEVASLAEKPSFPVPNIEVLPLKPDGDDISLECRATGKPKPEFLWILPNGTALNPGMKLQRFIHYLGNGTLHITQSSVIDKGVYRCLAKNVAGQAEKRYALEPGQKPQIRSTAATMKISFGQTLNMPCNADGWPQATITWTLPNGLVLDKPQVIGRVTFLSNGTLQVKETSKFDRGTYTCKATNTFGSSTLSYPVSIMVFPPQITHAPPSITRVNRGSPVILNCIAAGIPKPDISWTLPGRTTLVPNSRFTAQGGIHMTEEGHLVIQDPGLMNSGIYKCNARNALGTDFKATYLQVI; this is encoded by the exons ATGGCTCCAGTGGGTGTACCTATTATCCTGATGTTGGCAGCTCTGTATCTGCTGCTGATCTTGCCCTCAAGCTGCCTGTATGCGTGCCCAAGGTCCTGCAGTTGCCCCAGCCCTAAGGAAGTGCACTGTACCTTCCGTCACCTCCCCTCTGCCCCACGAAACCTACCCCAGGACACAGAGAGACTCAACTTAGG CTATAACAGCATTGACACGATTGGGTCTTCAGATTTTGTGAACCTACGGCAATTGGAAATGCTCATGCTTCATGGAAATGATATCTCCTCTGTGTCTTCTGGATCCTTTTACCACCTCCGTTCCCTCCAG ATACTAAAGTTGAGCTACAACAAACTCAAAAGAGTTGACCCCAGTTTGTTTGAGGGGTTGACAAGCCTTGTACGGCTTCATTTAGACCACAACCACATTGACTTCATTGAGCCCTTTTCATTCAATGGACTCACATCATTGAAGCTATTGCAACTGGAGGGGAACAGACTGCAGGACCTCCACTCTCACACATTTATTACTGTCTCAGTCCTGGGCACATTTTGGAGCTCAGGCCTGCGGCACCTGCACCTGGCAGACAACCAACTAGAATACCTGCTGCCTGGAACTCTGCAGCACTTACACAGGCTGGAAGTCCTATCCCTGTATGGAAACCCCTGGGCCTGTGACTGCAACTTACGTTGGCTCTTCGAGTGGGACAAAAATCATGAGG GAGTTATTAAGTGCAAAAAGGACCGTGACTCTGGAGATGCTGGCAACTGTGCTGCATGTGCCTCACCCCAGCCTTTGAATAACAGCCAGATCTTGCAGCTTTCAACCAATCAGCTCACCTGTGACCGACCCTCCCTTCAGTCGCCTCTAAAAATTGGAGAGAGTAGTGTGTGGGAAGATCAGGAGCCAGATTCCCCCTACATCAAGGACTTGGAGCGTCCTCTTGGCCACCTGACCTTCATTCTCTCTGACAGCCATGGGAATCGGGCGCACGTGGCTTGTAATGTAACATACCCTGTTGAAGACACCTCCATGGTGTGGGAGCCAGTGAGGAGAAAAGATGAGATTGCTGTAAATGTGACTCTACGTACACTATTAGAGTGTGAGATCGATAGAGATGCTCTTCAAAACCTTTGGAGGTTAGTTGCCTACTACTATGAGAGCCCGGCTATTTTGGAACGGGGAACCATACTTGGAAATTCTTCCAAGGTGACTTTTCAATACTCTCAAGCTGCAACTGAGGAATCACCATACTTTACAGAGCTCAAAGGACACTTGATGGCTGAACCAGCCTGGCTTTTACAACCAAGGGTCACCCTTCAGCTGAACAGGCGCAAAACCACAACTAAAAAACTGGTGCTGAACTTCTCCACTTTTATATCAAAGAACATCATTGGAAGAGGTGATGAGGAGGATGTGGTCTCTTCCTGGGCTATGATCCAAAGAGGAGCCCCAGGTAGAATCCAGTCAGTACTAGAACACTCTGAAGTCATTCTTGATTGTAGCGTGCTCAGCACAGGGCATCATCCTGTGGAGTGGATGCTTCCAGACTTAACAACAGTGGATCAAACTGACTCCCATAAATTAAGGTTGGAGAATTACAGGCTAGTAATCAAAAATGCAAGTATAGCAGACTCTGGACTTTATCATTGCTTTGTAAGGACCGACACTAATGTAGACATTGTCTCATATAGACTTACAGTCAGGATGCGTCTTTTAAGTCCCAGTGATTTAAATGGAAAGAAGATATCTGTGGAGAATGGGGATACTCTTAGTCTTCCCTGTTTAGTAAAGTCTCCTCATCCAATTGAGACAAGATGGTACCTACCAAACAATCAGATTCTCAAAGCATCAGGCATGAAAGAAAGGGTGTACGTGTCACAGAACAACACTTTGATAATCAAAAAACTGACTTACGAGGATGCTGGAGAGTATAGCTGTTTAGCAGCTAACCTCTATGGGGCTGATATGTTGTCTCATCTAATTATTGTTACTGGTGAAAAGGAAGAAGCACAAAAAGGTGTTATGGTAGCTAAGGACGAATTACCGCTTTTTGAGAGTGAGGACAGCGAAGGGTCAGGATATGAAGAAATCAAACGACCAACTGCTAAACTAACACCTCAGAGGGTCAGTGGAAAACACAAAGGTGGCACTGTCCGacaaaatgcaaaagaaaagaaaataaaggaGAGTGTGAGAAAACCAAATAACTCTGTCAAAGAGCTTGACCCCAGCCGCTGGGAGCAGATTCTAGCAAAAGCTAATGCTAAACTCTCAACGTTGCCACCAGTTACAATGCAACTAGAAATTACGAAAACTTCAAAAACAGTGACAGAGATTTCAAAGACTACAACCACCACCCCTTTGTCAGCTGAGGACATTCAAACTACTCAAACAGATGTTACAGCAAGCAGTACCGCCATAAGTTCAAGCGTACACAATTTCAATGCGAAACAGCTGAAACCGCCACCCCACAGTGAGCAcataaaacaagaaactatACATGGAGAAAAATCGAATCACAAGACAAGTGATTCTAACATTTCAGATTTGACTAACATAGATTCAACAACGGTACCTGAACCTGAGACACAGCTGGTAAAACAGGTAGACAGACACACAATAGAAGAGAAAATAAGGGTTAACAATAATTCCATCTGGAACCAAAGACGAAGATTCCCATATAGGCACCGTAGGCCTCCATCACGTAGACCACGCCCAAAGAGACCAAATTTCACTCTAGCTCCCACTACAGCAGTACCATTCACTCAATCTCCAGTCAAGACGGAGACCGCTAACTCATATTCTCCTgcccaaaacaaaacattgatgACTTTAGAAGTCTCTCCTACTCATTACCCAGTAATTGAAAGCTTAGACATGGAAGTCACAGAGGTACCTATAACAACATTCAAGAAAAAGGAGAAGCTTACAACACCTCTGCAAGAAACTGAAGTAGTTCCTGCTACACTTTCCCCCAGACAGATCAACAGGTATGGACATGAAAACAGAGATATAATTTTTAGAACTAATAGCCACCCAAATGGTGATAAGACAAGGCAGATTTCAGCAACGGCCATCCCTAATCTTCAAACCAGCAACACAAATCCTTCAGAGTCAAAAAGAGCACATACGACTGAGAAACCAACCTTAACTAATGTGAACCAACAAAATGTTTACAATTGGGGAATGCATCCTGAAGGTGTACCGATTCACCCCTGGCTAATCCAAAAGAATACACCCAAAAAACAAATCTCAATTACTCCACATCCCTACACTCAGTCTCCCTTCTGGGCTAAGAACTATGGCATTCCCTTCTGGCCCACAGTTCATAGCTCAAAGCGCCACCACTCCCAAGACAAAACCTGGCATTTCCTACAAACAGGAGGCAGGGGTGCAGGGGTCACCAATTGGCCTGAAATCACTGCTCAAACAGCAAAGCCCACAGCTTACATTTCTGGGCCAGCAACAGCTTCCTTTCCAAGGACCATAGCTCCACATGTCAGCTCGTCTCGTGTACGTGACCACTTACTTTTCAACAGGCTCAGAAACAGATATAGACAATCGCAGCTTGATGCATATCGACAAGCCCAGCTGGGAAAACTTGTCACTTCTAAGCCAAGGACATATCATCCCACCCCAAAGCCTCACCAAGCTCCAAATGTCCCAAGCATCTATAAGCCTGTGACTCCCCCATCCGTACTAGGATATACAAACAAACCACCCTCCACAGCAAGCGTACCATATGGTAGTCGCTGGCACTACAGTCATTTTGGAGCAAAGAAATTGAGCACTGCCATTCCCTTTCCAAACCTGATGGGCAGTGGCATCAAACCCAGGATCGCAGCAGCTGAATCTGTTACTGTATCTGCTCTAGCGGAGGCAGATGTGCTCTTGTCTTGTAGATCATCTGGGGACCCCAAACCTGTTGTTTCATGGACCAAGGTTTCAACAG GTGCAACAATTCAGACCAACACAAAACTTGGACAAAGATTTGAGGTCCTTTCAAATGGTACTTTTGTGATTAAGAATGTCCAGCTCCAAGACAGAGGCCAGTACCTCTGCACAGCTCAAAACAAATTTGGCTCAGACCGCATGGTAGTTACCCTTGTTGTCCAGACTCAGCCTCCAAAAATCATGAGTTCAAGGGCCACAGATGTCTCAGTGTTTTTGGGGAACCCAGTCAGCTTGGACTGTATTGCACTGGGTAAACCAGAAGCTCAGATTTCATGGATTCTTCCAGATAGGACGTTTGTGCGAGACATTGGTACTCTTGACCGAAGAATATCTCTTTTTCCAAATGGAACACTGAGTATTCATTCAGCAAACTTTTCCAATAAAGGTGATTATAAGTGTATTGCCAGCAATGCAGCAGGAGCTGATACACTCACATACCACATTCATGTTGCAGCTCTACCTCCAATAATTGTTGAGATGTCATATGAGACTATGTTTATGAATGTTGGAAGAAACGTATATGTGGATTGCACTGCTAAAGGAGAGCCATTCCCTTTTATTAAGTGGGTTCTCCCTGATGGTTCACAAATGAAGCCCACACAGTTTATTGGAAGCCGGATATTTATTTTCCCAAATGGAACACTTTATATAAAGAATGTCACTCCCAATGATTCAGGGAGGTACGAGTGCTCAGCAAGCAACCCAGTTGGTTTTGCTAAAAGAACGGTGCAGATGGATGTGAGGCAAGAGGCTCCAGGCCCCTGGAAAGGCCTATACCAGCAACACAGTGTCACGGCAACATATGGATCCACAGTTTTCCTGCATTGTCCAGAGTCCATAGGCTCCCACAGAGGTACAGTCTGGAGACTGCCATCTAAAATCATACTGGAACATCAGTACAG TCCACAAAGGCACATCACTGCTTTCCCCAATGGCACTCTTAGAATTCTGAGACTGACTGAGAAAGATGGAGGCAATTATCTGTGTATGTACCAAAGACCAAATGGTGAGGACATGGAGCTGTTCCAGGTAGAGGTTCTCATGAGGCCACCAAAGATAGAGAACGCTGGGGCACAACATAAAAGTGTTGCTAATGGAGACAACTTTCTGGTGGACTGTGTAGCTTCAGGCCTTCCAGACCCTGAGGTTTCATGGAGCCTCCCAGATGGCACCATGATCAACAATGCCCTCCAGTCAGATGACAGCGGAACCCGTAACCGCCGCTATATCATCTTTGGGAATGGAACGCTATTGTTGCAACAAATGGGGAAAAAGGATGAAGGCAATTACACATGCTACGCTAAGAACACCCTGGGGGAGGATGCAATGAAAGTAAGTGTCCAAGTGGTGCCAAACTCACCCCAAATATCTTCTAAAGAGCCGGTATCTATGCGGGCACCTTTCGGGCAATCAGTCCAAATGAAATGTGATGCTAAAGGTATTCTACCACCTACGATCATCTGGATCTCACCAAGGAATGAGATAATTACCTCATCTTCGGTCAAATACCAAATCCTAAACGATGGGACTCTGATCATAAAAAAACTTACTTTGGCCGACCAGGGAAAGTATGCATGTGTGGCACGGAACCCAGCTGGAGATAACATCAAGAATGTGAAGCTTCAAGTTGAGGTTAAAGGGCCGCAAATCAATGGACAGGGTGGGCGAACAGAGAGCAAAGTTTTAGCAGTGTATTACCAGACACTGCTGCTGGACTGCAAAGCAGAGGGTATGCCAGAGCCACAGATCACCTGGACCACACCTTATAGCATGTCTCTACCCACCCCATATTTGGGAGGCAGGTTCCAAGTCCACAGGAATGGCACTCTTGAATTGAGGGGCATTCGAAAGACTGATGAAGGTCGGTTTCTGTGCATAGCCAAGAATTTCCTAGGGGAAGCAAGTCTAGCAGTTGACCTGGAAGTTGCATCACTTGCTGAGAAGCCAAGCTTTCCAGTGCCAAACATAGAGGTTCTTCCACTCAAACCAGATGGTGATGACATATCTTTGGAGTGCCGTGCTACAGGAAAACCAAAGCCAGAGTTTCTTTGGATTCTACCCAATGGAACAGCACTGAATCCAGGCATGAAACTTCAACGGTTCATTCACTACCTGGGAAATGGGACTTTACACATTACACAATCAAGTGTCATTGACAAAGGTGTATATCGATGCCTGGCCAAAAATGTAGCTGGACAAGCAGAAAAGCGTTATGCTTTAGAACCTGGACAGAAGCCTCAAATTAGAAGTACTGCAGCTACAATGAAGATTTCATTTGGGCAGACACTAAATATGCCATGCAATGCGGATGGTTGGCCTCAGGCAACAATTACCTGGACTCTTCCAAATGGCCTGGTCTTGGACAAGCCTCAAGTTATTGGAAGAGTGACATTTTTATCTAACGGCACACTTCAGGTAAAAGAAACTTCCAAATTTGACAGAGGAACATATACCTGCAAAGCAACAAACACATTTGGAtcatcaacattgtcatatccagtGAGTATTATGGTGTTTCCACCTCAAATCACTCATGCTCCACCTTCAATAACCAGAGTTAACAGGGGGTCTCCTGTGATTCTGAACTGCATAGCTGCTGGCATTCCCAAACCAGACATTTCTTGGACTCTGCCTGGACGTACCACACTTGTACCAAATAGTCGCTTCACAGCACAGGGTGGAATTCACATGACAGAGGAGGGACATTTGGTCATACAGGACCCAGGCCTCATGAACTCAGGGATTTACAAATGTAATGCTAGAAATGCCTTGGGAACTGACTTCAAAGCAACATACCTTCAAGTGATCTGA